DNA from Rhizobacter sp. J219:
GCAGCGCCTTCGAGCGCGACAGGCCCGCGTTGAGCAGCACGATGTAGTCGCCCACCTCCTGCGGAATCTCGTGCGCGATCACCGCCAGCGCGGTGACGATGCCCACCTGCGTGTCGGTCAGGAAGGCCGCGGCGATGATCACGCCGTCGCAGAAGTTGTGGATGCTGTCGCCCAGCAACACGGTCCAGCCACCCCGGCCGGCCTGCTGGCGGTCGAAGTGGTGATGGTGGTGGTGGCCATCGCCCTCGTGGTGGTGGCTGTGCCGGTACAACTCGGCCTTTTCCAGCAGGAAGAAGAAGATCAGGCCCGCGAGCAGCGTGGCAAACAGCGCCTGCGGGCTCGCCTGGCTCTCGAAGGCCTCGGGCAGCATATTGAGCAGCGCGGTCGCGAGCAGCACGCCTGCCGACAGGCTCACCAGGTGGTGCACCACGCGGCTGAGCACGCCGACCGTGAGGCTGGCGGCGATCAGCACCGAGAGCAGGCCGCCAGCGAGCGTGGCCACGAGGATGTAGAGGAGCGTCATGGGATCACAAAAAAAGCCGCGAGAAACCTCGGCCCACGCAAAAAAAGCCGCGCGGGGTGCGCGGCTCGTTTTCGAAAGACGCAGGTTTCAGGCCACGCCGTTCGCCTTGAACCAGGCCACCGCGCGCTTCCAGCCGTCAACGGCTGCTTCCTTGCGGTAGCTCGGCCGGTAGTCGGCGTGGAAGGCATGCGGCGTGTCGGGGTAGACCACGAACTCCGACTTCTTGGCCGCAGCGCTGCCAGTGCTCAAGGCAGTTTTCATCTTATCAACCGTGTCAACCGGGATGCCGGTGTCGGCGCCGCCGTAGAGGCCCAGCACCGGGCCGTTGAGCTTGGCCGCCAGGTCCACCGGGTGCGCCGGCGTCAGCGGCGTGCTGTTGCCCACCAGCCGGCCGTACCAGGCCACGCCGGCCTTCACGGCCGGGTTGTGCGCGGTGTAGAGCCAGGTGATGCGGCCGCCCCAGCAGAAGCCGGTGACGCCGAGCCTGGCGGTGTCGCCGCCGTTGCCCCTGGCCCAGGCGACGGTGGCATCGAGGTCGCGCATCACCTGCTCGTCGGGCACCTTGGCGATCACCTCGCTCATCAGCTTGGCGATCTCGGTGTACGACTTCGCGTCGCCCTGGCGCACGAAAAGCTCGGGGGCGATAGCGAGATAGCCGAGCTTGGCGAAGCGGCGCGCCACGTCGGCAATGTGCTCGTGCACGCCGAAGATCTCCGAGATCACGAGAACGACGGGCAGGCCCGTCTTGCCGGCCGGTGCTGCGCGGTAGGCGGGCATCTTGAAGTCGCCCACGGCGATCGTCACCTCGCCGGCGGTGAGGCCGTCGGTGTCGGTCTTGATCGTCTGTGCGGTCACCGGCAACACCGCGGCGGCAAAACCGCTGCCCACGGCCGTCTGCATGAAGCCGCGGCGGTTGAAGTCGCGGCTGGGGGTCAGGCTGTCCAGGTCCTTGCTGAGCATGGGGGTCTCCGAAGGGGGTGGTGGGAAGGATGGGGCGAAGAGCGAGGCCGCGATTCTAGGAAGCGGCGTGAAACAGTGCACAGCCAGGGGCTCACCCCGTGCCTGCGGGGGCATCACGCGGCGCCTCGAAAAACGGCATTTTTCGCGCCACGCCCGGCGCGCATGCAGACACACCCTTGCGCGGCCCCGCCGCAGCGGCAATCCTCGCCCATTCGCTGCTCTGCCCTGCCCGTCCACCGTGCGAGAAACACTGGCCTCCGTCGTCGACAGCGCGCCTTTGACCGAGGCCGAACCGTCCGAGCTGGCCGGCTCCCCGGCGAAGGACATGCGCGGCCGCCTGCGCGCGATGCAGGTGCAGGCGGTGCTCACGCTCACGCCGGTGGTGGCGGTGTCGTACCTGATCGGCACCGTCACCCTGTGCTGGACCTTTCGCGACAACGCACCCCTCTGGGCCCTGGCGACCTGGGCCGCCCTGGTGTTCCTGACCGTCGGCTGGGGCGCACACGCCTGGTGGCGCTGGCGCTCGGCACCGCCACCGGCGCAGGCCTCGCGCCGCGCCACCAACCGCACCACGCTGCACGCCATCTTGCTGGGCCTGCTGTGGGCGGTGCCGCTGCCCTTCTTGGCCGCGCTGGCCTCGCCCTCGCAG
Protein-coding regions in this window:
- a CDS encoding ZIP family metal transporter, whose translation is MTLLYILVATLAGGLLSVLIAASLTVGVLSRVVHHLVSLSAGVLLATALLNMLPEAFESQASPQALFATLLAGLIFFFLLEKAELYRHSHHHEGDGHHHHHHFDRQQAGRGGWTVLLGDSIHNFCDGVIIAAAFLTDTQVGIVTALAVIAHEIPQEVGDYIVLLNAGLSRSKALLYNAMSGLAAVAGGVLGYFIVGPWVDLFPYLLVVAASSFIYVAVADLIPQLQHRLTLRDTLAQLAWLAVGMVVIVLVVRGLHHH
- a CDS encoding dienelactone hydrolase family protein, translating into MLSKDLDSLTPSRDFNRRGFMQTAVGSGFAAAVLPVTAQTIKTDTDGLTAGEVTIAVGDFKMPAYRAAPAGKTGLPVVLVISEIFGVHEHIADVARRFAKLGYLAIAPELFVRQGDAKSYTEIAKLMSEVIAKVPDEQVMRDLDATVAWARGNGGDTARLGVTGFCWGGRITWLYTAHNPAVKAGVAWYGRLVGNSTPLTPAHPVDLAAKLNGPVLGLYGGADTGIPVDTVDKMKTALSTGSAAAKKSEFVVYPDTPHAFHADYRPSYRKEAAVDGWKRAVAWFKANGVA